Within the Flavobacterium sp. N502536 genome, the region AGAGGTGTTCCTGCTGATGCTTTGGCCGGATTCAGTGACATGATGAAAGGAACTATTGCTAATTTATCTGTTGAAGCTAAAAACATCTGGACAGCGAAACAAACTTATATCGCTTTAGGAACCTTATTAACTGCAGCATCTGAATTAAAAATTGATGCTACTCCGATGGAAGGATTTAATGCTGCTGCATTTAATGAAATCTTAGGTTTTGACAAATTAGGTTTAAACGCTTCTGTTATTGCAACAGTAGGTTACAGACATGATGAGGACGAAACTCAACACTACAAAAAAGTTAGAAAATCACACGAGAATTTATTTATCACTATATAATTATTATTAATCCAAAATCAATTTTAACAAAATGAAAAATTTAAAGACAATTGCAATAGCATTATTCGTAGCAGTAGCTAGCGTTTCAGTAAACGCACAAACTAAAAAAATCGACGTAAAAGCAAGTACGATTAAATGG harbors:
- a CDS encoding NAD(P)H-dependent oxidoreductase, whose protein sequence is MSTLLDNLNWRYATKKFDATKKISSQDLNTLKEAVRLSASSYGLQPYKVIVVENPEIREKLKAAAYGQTQITDASQLFIFANDLNLGADSVDDYINTISETRGVPADALAGFSDMMKGTIANLSVEAKNIWTAKQTYIALGTLLTAASELKIDATPMEGFNAAAFNEILGFDKLGLNASVIATVGYRHDEDETQHYKKVRKSHENLFITI